In Lates calcarifer isolate ASB-BC8 linkage group LG15, TLL_Latcal_v3, whole genome shotgun sequence, one genomic interval encodes:
- the nr4a3 gene encoding nuclear receptor subfamily 4 group A member 3 isoform X1 yields MNPEQANTVVIRGKKSDGLDALTQTAFIKVITFVDTGSEERAQRSSEPRRSDTSSATPAESSPLQEPCPGRSHATPQSRTPSTIQREALSPDMPCVQAQYGPAPPGSAYSGQSFSYQGDSYSSDLMTPDYTKLDLGGGEISAAAATTSLPSFNVFVEGSYEPKSSCLYQMPAHRPTIKKEEESYPTAPALEAMSSSTMYFKQSPPSTPTTPSLPPQPGTSFLWDEHPLAPPSHPHSLGSSLETGPLKSPRFPHFYQHSPPHSGGSVSGYESLGGGLVRTSSSSSSSSSSVSHPHGPPLEQPMYQLHRGAGGSSLAFRSLALGPCGPLLGDSLPSPPPRGPQGEGTCAVCGDNAACQHYGVRTCEGCKGFFKRTVQKNAKYVCLASKNCPVDKRRRNRCQYCRFQKCLSVGMVKEVVRTDSLKGRRGRLPSKPKSPLQTEASPPSPPLSLLSALLRAYSHSTPRDLDYSQFSAADPPSSSSDAEHIQLFYRLLTISMETTRCWADRLPGFSELQRDDQNLLIDSAFLELFVLRLAHRSMLSEDKLVFCNGLVLHRFQCLRGFGEWLDSIRDFSTHLQSLNLDTSAFACLAALVLLTEQVPGLKDSKRVEDLQNKVICCLRDHLGCGPSSSSSKAAPPLSRILGLRAELRSQRTQGLQRIFYLKLEDLVPPPPLIDRFLDTLPY; encoded by the exons aTGAACCCTGAGCAGGCGAATACGGTGGTAATCAGAGGCAAGAAAAGCGATGGACTGGACGCGCTGACACAGACTGCTTTTATAAAAGTTATCACTTTCGTAG ACACAGGTTCGGAAGAGCGCGCCCAGCGGAGCTCGGAGCCCCGGCGATCGGACACTTCTTCTGCGACGCCCGCCGAGTCCTCCCCGCTCCAGGAGCCCTGTCCCGGCCGCAGCCACGCCACCCCTCAATCCCGGACACCCAGCACCATTCAGCGCGAAGCTCTTTCACCAG ACATGCCCTGTGTGCAGGCTCAGTACGGGCCCGCCCCTCCAGGCTCAGCCTACTCTGGCCAGTCCTTCAGTTACCAGGGCGACAGCTACAGCTCTGACCTCATGACCCCCGACTACACCAAGCTGGACCTGGGCGGGGGCGAGATCtctgccgccgccgccaccaccTCCCTCCCCAGCTTCAATGTCTTTGTGGAGGGGAGCTACGAGCCCAAGTCCTCCTGCCTCTACCAGATGCCCGCACACAGGCCCACCAtcaaaaaggaggaggagagctacCCGACTGCTCCGGCGCTGGAGGCCATGTCCTCCTCCACCATGTACTTTAAACAGTCCCCGCCCTCCACTCCCACCACCCCGTCCCTGCCCCCCCAGCCTGGCACCTCCTTCCTGTGGGATGAGCACCCCCTGGCTCCTCCATCGCACCCCCACTCTCTGGGCTCCAGTCTGGAGACAGGCCCCCTCAAGTCACCCCGTTTCCCACACTTCTACCAGCACTCGCCGCCCCACAGTGGCGGCAGCGTCAGCGGCTACGAGAGTCTTGGAGGGGGACTGGTTCGaacctcctcgtcctcctcctcctcttcgtcctcAGTCTCCCATCCTCACGGTCCCCCCCTGGAGCAGCCCATGTACCAGCTGCACCGCGGGGCCGGGGGCAGCAGCCTCGCTTTCCGCTCCCTGGCTCTTGGGCCCTGTGGCCCCCTACTAGGAGACAGCCTGCCCTCGCCTCCTCCACGTGGCCCCCAAGGAGAGGGCACCTGTGCAGTGTGTGGGGACAACGCTGCCTGCCAGCACTACGGCGTACGCACCTGTGAGGGCTGCAAAGGCTTCTTCAAG cgcACCGTGCAGAAAAACGCCAAGTATGTGTGTCTGGCCAGTAAGAACTGTCCTGTGGACAAGAGGAGACGCAACCGTTGCCAGTACTGCCGCTTTCAGAAGTGTCTGAGTGTGGGCATGGTGAAGGAGG TGGTACGTACTGATAGCTTGAAGGGGCGCCGAGGCCGTCTGCCTTCCAAACCAAAGAGCCCCCTGCAGACGGAAGCGTCCCCCCCTTCTCCACCCCTCAGCCTGCTCTCCGCTCTGCTCAGGGCTTATTCCCACTCTACACCCCGTGACCTCGACTACAGCCAg TTCAGTGCTGCCgatcctccctcctcctcctcagatgcCGAGCACATCCAGCTCTTCTACAGGCTGCTCACCATCTCGATGGAGACCACGCGGTGCTGGGCCGACAGGCTGCCCGGCTTCTCCGAGCTTCAGCGTGACGATCAGAACCTGCTCATAGACTCTGCCTTTCTGGAGCTGTTCGTCCTGCGACTGGCTCACAG gtCGATGCTGTCAGAGGATAAACTAGTGTTCTGTAACGGCTTGGTGCTGCACAGGTTCCAGTGCCTTCGTGGTTTCGGAGAGTGGCTGGACTCCATCCGGGATTTCTCCACCCACCTCCAGAGCCTAAACCTGGACACCTCTGCCTTTGCCTGCCTGGCCGCCCTCGTACTGCTCACAG AGCAAGTTCCGGGTCTGAAGGACTCAAAACGGGTCGAGGACCTACAGAATAAAGTGATTTGCTGTCTCCGAGACCACCTGGGCTGCGGCCCGTCTTCCTCCTCGTCCAAGGCCGCCCCCCCTCTGAGTCGCATCCTGGGCTTGAGGGCGGAGCTCCGTTCCCAGAGAACCCAGGGCCTTCAACGAATCTTCTATCTGAAGCTGGAGGACCTGGTGCCGCCCCCGCCGTTGATCGACAGGTTCCTGGACACTTTGCCCTACTGA
- the nr4a3 gene encoding nuclear receptor subfamily 4 group A member 3 isoform X2 translates to MNKRAQLLEQLQFVQLKCTPRDMPCVQAQYGPAPPGSAYSGQSFSYQGDSYSSDLMTPDYTKLDLGGGEISAAAATTSLPSFNVFVEGSYEPKSSCLYQMPAHRPTIKKEEESYPTAPALEAMSSSTMYFKQSPPSTPTTPSLPPQPGTSFLWDEHPLAPPSHPHSLGSSLETGPLKSPRFPHFYQHSPPHSGGSVSGYESLGGGLVRTSSSSSSSSSSVSHPHGPPLEQPMYQLHRGAGGSSLAFRSLALGPCGPLLGDSLPSPPPRGPQGEGTCAVCGDNAACQHYGVRTCEGCKGFFKRTVQKNAKYVCLASKNCPVDKRRRNRCQYCRFQKCLSVGMVKEVVRTDSLKGRRGRLPSKPKSPLQTEASPPSPPLSLLSALLRAYSHSTPRDLDYSQFSAADPPSSSSDAEHIQLFYRLLTISMETTRCWADRLPGFSELQRDDQNLLIDSAFLELFVLRLAHRSMLSEDKLVFCNGLVLHRFQCLRGFGEWLDSIRDFSTHLQSLNLDTSAFACLAALVLLTEQVPGLKDSKRVEDLQNKVICCLRDHLGCGPSSSSSKAAPPLSRILGLRAELRSQRTQGLQRIFYLKLEDLVPPPPLIDRFLDTLPY, encoded by the exons ATGAACAAGCGCGCTCAGTTATTGgaacagctgcagtttgtccAGTTGAAATGCACACCTCGAG ACATGCCCTGTGTGCAGGCTCAGTACGGGCCCGCCCCTCCAGGCTCAGCCTACTCTGGCCAGTCCTTCAGTTACCAGGGCGACAGCTACAGCTCTGACCTCATGACCCCCGACTACACCAAGCTGGACCTGGGCGGGGGCGAGATCtctgccgccgccgccaccaccTCCCTCCCCAGCTTCAATGTCTTTGTGGAGGGGAGCTACGAGCCCAAGTCCTCCTGCCTCTACCAGATGCCCGCACACAGGCCCACCAtcaaaaaggaggaggagagctacCCGACTGCTCCGGCGCTGGAGGCCATGTCCTCCTCCACCATGTACTTTAAACAGTCCCCGCCCTCCACTCCCACCACCCCGTCCCTGCCCCCCCAGCCTGGCACCTCCTTCCTGTGGGATGAGCACCCCCTGGCTCCTCCATCGCACCCCCACTCTCTGGGCTCCAGTCTGGAGACAGGCCCCCTCAAGTCACCCCGTTTCCCACACTTCTACCAGCACTCGCCGCCCCACAGTGGCGGCAGCGTCAGCGGCTACGAGAGTCTTGGAGGGGGACTGGTTCGaacctcctcgtcctcctcctcctcttcgtcctcAGTCTCCCATCCTCACGGTCCCCCCCTGGAGCAGCCCATGTACCAGCTGCACCGCGGGGCCGGGGGCAGCAGCCTCGCTTTCCGCTCCCTGGCTCTTGGGCCCTGTGGCCCCCTACTAGGAGACAGCCTGCCCTCGCCTCCTCCACGTGGCCCCCAAGGAGAGGGCACCTGTGCAGTGTGTGGGGACAACGCTGCCTGCCAGCACTACGGCGTACGCACCTGTGAGGGCTGCAAAGGCTTCTTCAAG cgcACCGTGCAGAAAAACGCCAAGTATGTGTGTCTGGCCAGTAAGAACTGTCCTGTGGACAAGAGGAGACGCAACCGTTGCCAGTACTGCCGCTTTCAGAAGTGTCTGAGTGTGGGCATGGTGAAGGAGG TGGTACGTACTGATAGCTTGAAGGGGCGCCGAGGCCGTCTGCCTTCCAAACCAAAGAGCCCCCTGCAGACGGAAGCGTCCCCCCCTTCTCCACCCCTCAGCCTGCTCTCCGCTCTGCTCAGGGCTTATTCCCACTCTACACCCCGTGACCTCGACTACAGCCAg TTCAGTGCTGCCgatcctccctcctcctcctcagatgcCGAGCACATCCAGCTCTTCTACAGGCTGCTCACCATCTCGATGGAGACCACGCGGTGCTGGGCCGACAGGCTGCCCGGCTTCTCCGAGCTTCAGCGTGACGATCAGAACCTGCTCATAGACTCTGCCTTTCTGGAGCTGTTCGTCCTGCGACTGGCTCACAG gtCGATGCTGTCAGAGGATAAACTAGTGTTCTGTAACGGCTTGGTGCTGCACAGGTTCCAGTGCCTTCGTGGTTTCGGAGAGTGGCTGGACTCCATCCGGGATTTCTCCACCCACCTCCAGAGCCTAAACCTGGACACCTCTGCCTTTGCCTGCCTGGCCGCCCTCGTACTGCTCACAG AGCAAGTTCCGGGTCTGAAGGACTCAAAACGGGTCGAGGACCTACAGAATAAAGTGATTTGCTGTCTCCGAGACCACCTGGGCTGCGGCCCGTCTTCCTCCTCGTCCAAGGCCGCCCCCCCTCTGAGTCGCATCCTGGGCTTGAGGGCGGAGCTCCGTTCCCAGAGAACCCAGGGCCTTCAACGAATCTTCTATCTGAAGCTGGAGGACCTGGTGCCGCCCCCGCCGTTGATCGACAGGTTCCTGGACACTTTGCCCTACTGA
- the nr4a3 gene encoding nuclear receptor subfamily 4 group A member 3 isoform X3 — MPCVQAQYGPAPPGSAYSGQSFSYQGDSYSSDLMTPDYTKLDLGGGEISAAAATTSLPSFNVFVEGSYEPKSSCLYQMPAHRPTIKKEEESYPTAPALEAMSSSTMYFKQSPPSTPTTPSLPPQPGTSFLWDEHPLAPPSHPHSLGSSLETGPLKSPRFPHFYQHSPPHSGGSVSGYESLGGGLVRTSSSSSSSSSSVSHPHGPPLEQPMYQLHRGAGGSSLAFRSLALGPCGPLLGDSLPSPPPRGPQGEGTCAVCGDNAACQHYGVRTCEGCKGFFKRTVQKNAKYVCLASKNCPVDKRRRNRCQYCRFQKCLSVGMVKEVVRTDSLKGRRGRLPSKPKSPLQTEASPPSPPLSLLSALLRAYSHSTPRDLDYSQFSAADPPSSSSDAEHIQLFYRLLTISMETTRCWADRLPGFSELQRDDQNLLIDSAFLELFVLRLAHRSMLSEDKLVFCNGLVLHRFQCLRGFGEWLDSIRDFSTHLQSLNLDTSAFACLAALVLLTEQVPGLKDSKRVEDLQNKVICCLRDHLGCGPSSSSSKAAPPLSRILGLRAELRSQRTQGLQRIFYLKLEDLVPPPPLIDRFLDTLPY; from the exons ATGCCCTGTGTGCAGGCTCAGTACGGGCCCGCCCCTCCAGGCTCAGCCTACTCTGGCCAGTCCTTCAGTTACCAGGGCGACAGCTACAGCTCTGACCTCATGACCCCCGACTACACCAAGCTGGACCTGGGCGGGGGCGAGATCtctgccgccgccgccaccaccTCCCTCCCCAGCTTCAATGTCTTTGTGGAGGGGAGCTACGAGCCCAAGTCCTCCTGCCTCTACCAGATGCCCGCACACAGGCCCACCAtcaaaaaggaggaggagagctacCCGACTGCTCCGGCGCTGGAGGCCATGTCCTCCTCCACCATGTACTTTAAACAGTCCCCGCCCTCCACTCCCACCACCCCGTCCCTGCCCCCCCAGCCTGGCACCTCCTTCCTGTGGGATGAGCACCCCCTGGCTCCTCCATCGCACCCCCACTCTCTGGGCTCCAGTCTGGAGACAGGCCCCCTCAAGTCACCCCGTTTCCCACACTTCTACCAGCACTCGCCGCCCCACAGTGGCGGCAGCGTCAGCGGCTACGAGAGTCTTGGAGGGGGACTGGTTCGaacctcctcgtcctcctcctcctcttcgtcctcAGTCTCCCATCCTCACGGTCCCCCCCTGGAGCAGCCCATGTACCAGCTGCACCGCGGGGCCGGGGGCAGCAGCCTCGCTTTCCGCTCCCTGGCTCTTGGGCCCTGTGGCCCCCTACTAGGAGACAGCCTGCCCTCGCCTCCTCCACGTGGCCCCCAAGGAGAGGGCACCTGTGCAGTGTGTGGGGACAACGCTGCCTGCCAGCACTACGGCGTACGCACCTGTGAGGGCTGCAAAGGCTTCTTCAAG cgcACCGTGCAGAAAAACGCCAAGTATGTGTGTCTGGCCAGTAAGAACTGTCCTGTGGACAAGAGGAGACGCAACCGTTGCCAGTACTGCCGCTTTCAGAAGTGTCTGAGTGTGGGCATGGTGAAGGAGG TGGTACGTACTGATAGCTTGAAGGGGCGCCGAGGCCGTCTGCCTTCCAAACCAAAGAGCCCCCTGCAGACGGAAGCGTCCCCCCCTTCTCCACCCCTCAGCCTGCTCTCCGCTCTGCTCAGGGCTTATTCCCACTCTACACCCCGTGACCTCGACTACAGCCAg TTCAGTGCTGCCgatcctccctcctcctcctcagatgcCGAGCACATCCAGCTCTTCTACAGGCTGCTCACCATCTCGATGGAGACCACGCGGTGCTGGGCCGACAGGCTGCCCGGCTTCTCCGAGCTTCAGCGTGACGATCAGAACCTGCTCATAGACTCTGCCTTTCTGGAGCTGTTCGTCCTGCGACTGGCTCACAG gtCGATGCTGTCAGAGGATAAACTAGTGTTCTGTAACGGCTTGGTGCTGCACAGGTTCCAGTGCCTTCGTGGTTTCGGAGAGTGGCTGGACTCCATCCGGGATTTCTCCACCCACCTCCAGAGCCTAAACCTGGACACCTCTGCCTTTGCCTGCCTGGCCGCCCTCGTACTGCTCACAG AGCAAGTTCCGGGTCTGAAGGACTCAAAACGGGTCGAGGACCTACAGAATAAAGTGATTTGCTGTCTCCGAGACCACCTGGGCTGCGGCCCGTCTTCCTCCTCGTCCAAGGCCGCCCCCCCTCTGAGTCGCATCCTGGGCTTGAGGGCGGAGCTCCGTTCCCAGAGAACCCAGGGCCTTCAACGAATCTTCTATCTGAAGCTGGAGGACCTGGTGCCGCCCCCGCCGTTGATCGACAGGTTCCTGGACACTTTGCCCTACTGA